Proteins encoded together in one Salvia hispanica cultivar TCC Black 2014 unplaced genomic scaffold, UniMelb_Shisp_WGS_1.0 HiC_scaffold_22, whole genome shotgun sequence window:
- the LOC125198733 gene encoding uncharacterized protein LOC125198733 yields the protein MATTRARFESLEASMTELREMVQTMFEGMEEMRTILKRKKERKKETKADYRNPFSSLGEDYEEEDEWEDENSESDESSKSSKHTDQHWKNPIRMDFSKFNGTDDPRVWLNRARQYYRAQDTPAKKWVQWASYHLDGEANQWWQWFSARHIRITWSMFEKGLLQRFSTAELEEADEAIVRLKQTGSFRSYLIEFERLVNCVPHWKDKVLLGAFMAGVQDDLAKEIRFFRPQTLEQAIGLARHADEQAKTRRTGGLHVKTQQRMTNSTPAAHMSSSSRSSNIANSVPTKRLTWAEMQAKREKNECFNCDEPFSRGHKCRLAQAFLIESGNEEEDSSPIYDEEVENGEPTISLNALVGESRGKSMRMIGSIKNETIQLLVDSGSSLNFIHPQRAEDLRLSVVHIPPIYVRVSNGDKMPCSLRFEGVNITIQGITFQTTLYGLNVCNLNVVLGLPWLESLGPVLTDYRTMTMNFEQEGCEHILRGFSPSPKAKSIEWDELTKEPSNETSVFVLMKSSETETESALEEVHTDIQRILNQFDDVMSEPKGLPLPRTYDHRITFKDENTVVNVAP from the coding sequence ATGGCAACAACGCGAGCTAGATTTGAATCACTTGAAGCATCCATGACAGAATTACGAGAGATGGTTCAAACAATGTTCGAGGGAATGGAAGAAATGCggacaattttgaaaagaaaaaaagaaaggaagaaagaaacaaaGGCAGACTATCGAAACCCGTTTTCATCTTTAGGAGAGGAttatgaagaagaagacgaatGGGAGGATGAAAATTCTGAATCTGATGAAAGTTCAAAAAGCAGTAAACACACCGATCAACATTGGAAGAATCCTATTCGCATGGACTTCTCCAAGTTCAATGGCACTGATGACCCGCGTGTGTGGTTAAATAGAGCGCGTCAATACTACCGTGCCCAAGATACTCCTGCAAAGAAATGGGTTCAGTGGGCCTCTTATCATCTCGACGGTGAGGCGAATCAGTGGTGGCAATGGTTCAGTGCACGCCACATTCGAATTACCTGGTCAATGTTTGAGAAAGGCTTGCTACAAAGATTCAGTACAGCAGAACTTGAAGAAGCTGATGAAGCCATTGTTAGGCTCAAACAAACCGGTAGTTTTCGTTCTTATCTCATTGAATTTGAGCGATTGGTTAATTGTGTACCACATTGGAAGGACAAGGTGCTACTAGGGGCCTTTATGGCTGGAGTCCAAGACGACCTTGCTAAAGAAATACGGTTCTTTCGACCCCAAACGTTAGAACAAGCTATCGGATTAGCTAGGCATGCTGACGAGCAAGCTAAGACTCGACGAACAGGAGGCTTGCATGTCAAAACTCAACAGAGAATGACAAACTCCACACCAGCAGCTCATATGAGTTCATCAAGCCGATCCTCAAATATAGCAAATTCAGTCCCAACAAAGCGATTAACGTGGGCAGAGATGCAAGCAAAACGAGAAAAAAATGAGTGCTTCAATTGTGATGAGCCTTTTTCACGAGGCCACAAGTGCAGACTTGCACAAGCTTTCCTTATTGAAAGTGGAAACGAAGAAGAAGACTCAAGCCCAATATATGACGAGGAGGTCGAGAATGGAGAACCTACAATCTCATTGAATGCACTCGTGGGTGAAAGTAGAGGGAAGTCAATGAGAATGATTGGCAGCATCAAGAATGAAACAATTCAGTTGCTAGTCGACAGTGGGTCAAGCCTGAATTTTATTCACCCGCAACGTGCAGAAGATCTTCGACTAAGTGTGGTTCATATTCCTCCAATATATGTTCGAGTTTCCAATGGAGACAAGATGCCATGTAGTCTCCGATTCGAAGGCGTGAATATAACGATTCAAGGTATTACTTTCCAAACTACACTATATGGGTTAAATGTATGTAACCTCAACGTAGTGTTGGGATTACCTTGGTTGGAAAGTCTTGGACCAGTGTTGACGGATTATCGGACCATGACAATGAACTTTGAGCAAGAAGGATGTGAGCACATCCTTAGAGGATTTTCTCCTTCGCCAAAGGCCAAGTCCATTGAGTGGGATGAATTAACCAAAGAGCCGAGTAATGAGACATCAGTGTTTGTGCTTATGAAATCTTCAGAGACAGAGACAGAGTCCGCCTTAGAGGAGGTACACACGGACATACAAAGAATATTGAACCAGTTTGATGACGTGATGAGCGAGCCAAAGGGGCTACCCCTACCCAGAACCTACGATCACAGAATCACCTTTAAGGATGAAAATACTGTGGTTAACGTAGCGCCCTAA